CTTTGCCGGGGCTAACTTGGACGAAGGCCACGAGGGAAACCCCAAAGTCAGCTCTGCCTGTCAAATTCACCTTTTGCGTTCTAATTCTCTGTTGCTCTTTCTGTGGGCTCTGGAGCACATGCTCCGCAGCGAGCGGCCCGCTGGAATTTACATAGCCAAAGTCGACGTCGACAAAGTCGCAAAAAGCAGCAGGCCAAACCGGCTTGCCAGCGCACACACGCGCGAAACTCACCCACATATGCAGCGCCGACAAGAAGAACAGCCGAATACAGCAGAAACCGGCTTTCCGAGTGACCTAATATCCGAGCTAACTACTTTGGCAAAAAGACGAACGGAGTTCGCACCGGCAGCAGGGTGTTCCGTGGAGTGCGCTCCTCGCCAGCGATAAGATTAGGCTGCTTCGGAGCGGAGGGGGCAAAGGGGCGCCTTGTCAGCGACACTGCCTCAGAAACAGAGGGCTCTCGCCGCCGCCCTCACCGTACCTGCGGCTCCGTGGCAGGCCAACACAATCGCAACGATTTGGCAGGCCCGGCGAGCCGCCCCCTGCGCTGAGCGGCTAAAAACATGCGCCAGTTGCCGGAGCAACAACTACTTGCAGGTGGCTTTATTTGGATTGTGTATACGCCGTGTGTGACTCGGCGATGGTGCCGCTGCTGAGGTACCGAAGTGCCAGGGGCGGAGGTCGAGGTCGGAGGTGGAGTGGGAATGGGAACGGGAATGGGAATCCAAATGCGAATGTGAATCCAAGCGGGAGGGAGAGTGGAGCTTTTGGCGCTCGCCCGCAATCGCCTTTTGCACCGGCAAACAAACTAAGCAGCCGGCAAATGTGTTGTGCACACTCTCCGACCGCCCCTGCCCGCCCTCCCCGATTCAGGTCCGGACTCGGTTCTCTCTGCACTTGGCGCGCCTCTCGGCTGAGTGCTCCAGTGTCTTACATTGTTGTCGTTCGTATTGGCGCCAAACGAGAGTGTCTATTGTTGGCTCTGCGACGTTGCCGCGCTTCAGGCGCGGACCTGCTTAGACGGGGGAGCCCGTCGGGAGCCGGAACCCGGCTGAAGGCCCTTCGAAGTGGCGACGGCGGCTCCAGCTCCGGCAGCCTTCACCTGCCCCAGGCCTCCCGCAATCCTATCCCGCAACCGATCATCCTCCCCCTCGCACTCCTCGTACGCCACGAACCGCACGTATCCGTCGCAGTCGTAGTCGTCGCATTCCCCGTCTTCTTCGGAGTCCACTTCCAGCTGTCCACCAGCCATCACAGCCATCTCAAAGTTGCCCTGCCGCCGCAGGCCCTGCAGGTCAAGAAAAACGTCCTCATCCGCCACGAGCTCCACGTCGCTGTCCGGCTCGAGGGTGTTCTCCTCCAACAGATCCAGTCGCACAAGCCCGCCGAAGACAGAGTTCTTGGCCGATAGGCGACCCGGAAGGCAGACATTGACCGAACCCTCGGCGTTCTGGGTCCGATTCCTTCCCGGCAGGTGGCGGGGCCTGAAGATCGGAGTGCGCCTGTAGAGCTTCAGGAGGAGGGTGAGGGCCTTGTTCCTGGCCATGAGAAGCAGCTGGCCCATCCACGGCTGTCTCCGGCTGATCAGAAAAGAGGCTCGCATGGCGGGACTGGTCGAGCggtgttttgtgtttgcttgGAAAATTCAACTTTCTAGCACCCCGAGTTGTCAAGCGCGTGTGTTTTTGACGCACTGCTTGCCGATTCAGTTGCCTTGAAAATCGAGTGTAGTACACAACACAATGAGTAAATCGAAGTCTGGAATTTTCGGCCCCTCGCACGGGGGTTGTCAGCAGAAAGCCCAAGTGCCGAGGACGGCATCGGTGGGCGGGACGGATCCCCACGTGGCCGACCTAAGCCTTTGCGGCAAGCCCAGCTTCCTCGTCTGCCGGGGAAGAAAGTCTCCCGGTTTGACCGAAGTCGGCAGCTTGACAGACCTCAGACAACCCCACAGCCCAAATCTTCAGCACACCGCTCTTAAGGTCCAAGGCATTATGAAGCACCAACAGAACATAATCGAACTGGTTGATGATAGTAACAGGAATATGGCTGATCGGAGGGGATCGCGGACAGGGGATGACTACGAAAGTTAGGCGCCAAAGAAAGCCTGAAGCCTGAAGACACCTGTGATCCGTTTAAACGACATTCAGACCCCGCCCTCTCGAATTATTCGGTCAGCTCTGCAATCGTTTGCTCGGTGACGTTTGTTGCTTTGTTGCGATCAATTGGCTttatcattttgtttttataaatatttataaccgagcacttttgtttttctacTGATAGTACCGGGTAGGACGTAGCCCCCCGTTGCCCAGGCTCAATAACATCGCAACTGATTAAGCCAACGCAGCCGATGGAGATAAGTGTATATATAGAATTTGGCTTGTGTTTCCATTGAATCATAGAGCACTACGTGGTAAATACGGACGGTCTTCTCAA
This window of the Drosophila biarmipes strain raj3 chromosome 3L, RU_DBia_V1.1, whole genome shotgun sequence genome carries:
- the LOC108030797 gene encoding uncharacterized protein LOC108030797 codes for the protein MRASFLISRRQPWMGQLLLMARNKALTLLLKLYRRTPIFRPRHLPGRNRTQNAEGSVNVCLPGRLSAKNSVFGGLVRLDLLEENTLEPDSDVELVADEDVFLDLQGLRRQGNFEMAVMAGGQLEVDSEEDGECDDYDCDGYVRFVAYEECEGEDDRLRDRIAGGLGQVKAAGAGAAVATSKGLQPGSGSRRAPPSKQVRA
- the LOC108030798 gene encoding uncharacterized protein LOC108030798; protein product: MSKSKSGIFGPSHGGCQQKAQVPRTASVGGTDPHVADLSLCGKPSFLVCRGRKSPGLTEVGSLTDLRQPHSPNLQHTALKVQGIMKHQQNIIELVDDSNRNMADRRGSRTGDDYES